AAGCAGCGGCATTTGCTTCGTCAGGAACCTCTAATGCGCCTGCTCCTTTTTTGCCTTCAGGATTTTCAGCAGAGATACTACGCGTCTTGCCATCTGCAAGCCGGGCTATATCAAATAACCCATAAGGCAACACTGTCATGATTTCAATTCCTCCTTCCGACCATTAAAAAATAAAGATGTTGCCATTCTGGGGTAACAGACACCACCAACACACGAGATGGCACCTAAATCTTACCATTTTGTTTAAAACCCATTGTCCCAAACCTGCTCAAATGATTTCAGCATACGTCTACTATGCTTTCAGAAAACATGGCGTACATCTGTTTCCGAGAGATCTTTGATTGCTTTTACCTCAGCATCAACAGGCTTGCCCGCCCGCAAGAGTCTTGTTCCTCCAGCCAAATAAGCTTTAATCACCAAGCCATCCTTTAAGCTTACTAAAGCCGCCTCGGCATCTGTTTCGAAATCGAGAAATTTTATCTTTTTCCCCGCCCTGTCTGTTTGAATGAAATAGTCTATTCTACCATTTGCGAATCGTATTTCAACGCCAACTGTTGTGTTTTCTTGCCCAATATAAATATCGAGGGGCTTTATACTGTTTATTGGGCATTTTTCTCCAGCTTTTACAGGAAAGAATATATATAGAAATCTGACCTTGCCTTCCTTTTCTACAGAAAAAATTGGGGTTGGCACTGGCCGAACCTTGTAACCTCCTGCAGGAACCCAACCTTGGACTGGATCTTCTTGTCCGGAGACGATTTTGACACGAAGTTTATCATCAAAAAGAGGAATTATTGCAAGATTTGCGCTTTCTCTATTTTCTGTGATTACCATCTTTGTAAATTCATCTAGGCTAGCTCTTTCCGCGTCTAGGTGAAAAATGCTCTCATAACGATGTGGTTCCTTATCGTCTGGATTTAGAAAATCAGTTATTATCCAATACTCGGGCTTAACAAAAAATATGTTGCGAGTGTGAACAACCTTGATCTTATTGTTTTGTCCATAGCCCTCATCATAGGTACCCGAAGCATAATCGAAACCGTCACTTGATATCCATTTGTTCGGGAGAGGCTTGGAAACTACATACTGTTCTCTTGGCCGCCCAGCTCGATGTTGCCCTTCTCCGTCTACCATGACCGTGTTATGCGACGGAGTTGCAATAATATACCTGCGCCACTTTGAGCTATCATAAGGATAGTTGCCAGGGTCAACTAGATGATACTTTCCATGAGCGTAGATAACTATGCTCAACTTATCTTCATGTTGGTGTCCATAGCCAAATGGTCCAGCATCCATCATTAAGTACATGTCTTCCTTTTCCCAACCTGAGCGCATGATTAGCTGCCCAGAAAAAGGAAGCGCTATTGACCCAACAGAAGGCTTTGTTCCTTGCTTGCCCTCAGTCGCTACCCATTCGTAATCCTTGCGCTCTGGGAAATACTGCAATGCTTCTTTGAGATATCCCCTTATATTTGTCCGATTTCCGTCATTTAATCCTGGCAGGCAACCGTCTGGCATTGAAGCTAACAGATTGTAATCGTACATTTTTTGCAACTTCTTTATATAGTCACTCGGCATTGCAATGTCATTCATTTTTGCAACTTCCCATGCCATCCGGAAGTTGATTAAACTCACTTGGTGATATCCGCTAGAGAGCTCAATTTGTGCGCCATCCGGATAAACTTGCCTATCAAGTTCGCGGTAAAGTCTTTCGATAGCAGTCTTTCGCCATTCAGCTGAATCCTTAAATTCAGGGAAGATAACGCCAATATGCATTAGACCATTAGCTTCCATTGTAAGCCAATTCCCGCCGGTTGGATATTTCATAAGCTGTTGAGCATGTTCTTTGAACAACTTAAGCATAGTAATTAGAGCTTCATCAGAAAATGAAGGAGACGTTAAGAATCTATGGTATATCTCCATCCATGTTTGCCCTGCGCGAATGCCGCTTTCGATAGTGCGCCAAGTGTATGTCTGGTTTCCAGAAGTGTATTTTGGCGATGGACAACTCCGCGCCCAGTGAAGTAATTGGCGAACGAACTCTTCAGCATATTTCTCTTCGCCGGTATCCCAATAAGCACGACTGAGCTCCACCCATCCATGGTGACGATTTAGCTGCCACGGCCATTCGCGATAGTCAATTGGGTTTAGGTTCCAATTTATATCGCCATTAAACCGATGTCGGACGCCAACGCTTATCACATTATGCTGAAGATTTAAATCAGCCTCAGTTGTATTAACGTTCTTAGGTTTTGATTTATGAATCGGGCGAGAATGCGGGTCTATTTTCCAAACAGGTTTCTTGCGGTTGCGCATATACTCAGCCAGCTCGTGTTTTGCCAATTCTAAGTTGCCGAGATTAATAGCTTCTTTTACCCTTTCAAGCCCTGTTCGTTCTAAGTCAATGCTTTCGAATAGCTCAGCATCCGTTGTCCATGGGCCATTGCGGTCAGTTAGCCGCAAATCTGCAATGTTGAGTACTGCCTCTGGATGCGGCTGCATATTCCATCCTTCTGCTGTGAACATTAGATAGTCTATCTTATGGAAACCCACAGGGAGACGAGAACGACTCAGCTCATTAAAATGTATAATGAAATGCTTCCATCCCTCCCAATCAACCTTAATAGGTATATTAAAGTAATCGCTACCTTCACTTTCTGAGTTTTCCGAACCCAAAACAACCATAAAGGTAGAACCGGTTGCTTTTTGGGAATGTAAAGCAAACTCTAAGCAACTGAAATTGCTCCAATCATGCGGTATATCTTCAGTTTTAACAACCGCCGACTTCGACTGCTCCCACTTCGGTGAAGGTGAACCATTATAAGATAAAGCAGGGTCTTCAATCAGACCTTGCCAGGATGAAAGGTCCGCTAGATTACATAGTCCGACAGGTTTTGCTAGCATGTTGGATTTATCCAATAAGAAAAGCAAAATAAAAATAAGAAAAATAAAGAGCCTCATCTTCTATTCTCCTTTGGAATTCTTGCGCATGCATTGTACACCAATCGTTCATTGCTAGACAATAAGTTTCCTACTTTTATGGATAAATCACCTGCATTCAAAATTAGGTTTAAACATTGCTATGTTTAGGGAAGCATTAAATACAAATTTGAAACGAGCTGGGAGGAAAAATGAGATGGCTACCATTGCAATAATCGCGTTGATTTTAGTGATAATTGGCGCTCTGAACTGGCTGCTTGTAGCGCTCTTCAATTTCAATTTAGTATCTGCAATTTTTGGAGAACGTAGTGCGGCGGCGAAGGCGATTTATGTTCTCGTGGGAATCGCAGGGCTTTATACAATCTATCTGTTGACCTTAATTCCAAGCGCTATGGCCCAGTCTAGGCCGGGTTATTGATAACACCCCAGCCCGCAGTGCATAAGTTTGTATAAGTAGAAAGACAAATTAAACCTTTCTACTAAAGTGGAATTCTTTTGTTTACGGCGAAAGTTGTCTAATCCAAATATTTCGATAACGAATGCGATTCCCGTGGTCTTGCAACATTATTGGGCCAATAGCGGCGTTCTCGCTTCCCAGTGCGGCAGCAGTTGCTCCTGGAACTTCTACATTATCGTGAATTAGCACACCATTTTGGAAAACAGTCAATCGCGCTTTGCTAGTTTGCTTTCCTTCGGCATCAAATTTCGGCGCATGGAAAACTATATCAAAAGTCTGCCACTGCTTAGGAGGCCTGCACGCATTCACCAATGGAGCTGCAACACCATAAATGGCTCCACAGTCGTTATTCTGACTCTTAAGACCATACGAATCTAATACTTGTATCTCAAACTTGCCTTGGAGGTAAACTCCGCTATTTGCACGCGCTTGGCCCTTTGCATCCGCCATTAGAGGCAGCCAAAACTCGATATGGAGTTGGCAGTCACCGAATTCTCGCTTAGTGCAGATGTTGCCTGTGCCTGGAACAACTTCCATATACCCGTTCTCCACTTTCCATTTTGCTGGGCCGTCCGAGCTTGCGCTAACCCATTCGGAAAGGCTGGAACCGTCAAATAGCACAATAGCATCTGCTGGGCGAGTTTCGCCCCCGGTAAATAAAGGCTCAGTAGAAGCAAAAGGAACACCAACTAAAAATAGAAAAACAGTAAACAAAGCTACCTTGAATATAGACAAAGTAACCCCTCCGTTGTAATTAACATTAAAATTTTTTTCGCCTGAACTTTTAATGACGCAATCAAAATTCCGTCACGCCTGTGAAGCGAAAGCCCCGCGCTTTGATTGCAGGAACCACTGCCCACTCACCGCGCATAGTATCCTTTGAAATCATCTCCACATTCGAGAAACGCTCGAGTATGCTGTCGGTGAATCGAAGGTTCTTTACTGGCTTTGTGATTTTTCCATCCTCAATTAAGAAAGTTCCATCGCGTGTCATGCCAGTAAACAACGTGAGTATAGGGTGAATTGTGTTTGTGTAATGGAATCTGGTAACGAAAATCCCCTTTTTTGTGCTAGCTATCATCTCATCAATTGAGGCATCTCCTGGCTCCAAAAACAAGTTCGTAGGAAATGGGCCATAGGTACCAGGCCCACCAATGCTGTGCCCTGTAGATTCCTTGCCCTCTTTATATGCGGTATAGGAATCGTACACAACCGCATTGGCAATACCTTTAACAATTAGGTCTACTCGCTGTTTCGGCACACCTTCTGCATCAAAGGGCCGTGGGAGCCCGCGTGTATCCAACCCATCATCCCAAATGGTAATGTTCTTCCCGGTTATCTGCTGACCAAATTTCCCGCACATAAAGCTCCGACCCTCTTGGACAGCAAGAGCACTAAACCCCAAATCAGCAAGAAGGACAACCATTTCTTCAACTGCATAAGGAAGCAAAACGACGTCATATTCGCCAGGCTCTATTTTTACAGGGTTCTGCCCTTGCACAGCTCGAGTAGCCGCCTCAACTGCTGCGCTAATTGGATTTAGATTGCCGATTCGTTGGGAAACCTGCTCAGCAAACCCATGGCCACTGTCTGAAGTCATTACGGTGCTCAAGCGTGCTCTTGTCATTGCATTGTAAGCATTAACGCCCAGAGTATTAACAACCGCAAACTCTTGGTAACCATTGGAAAGCAAGCCAGCAGCCGATGCGCCCTGTTTTCTTGCCTCCGATATTAGTTGCGCGACCACAGATGCTCTGTCTTCAGGACCAAATAAAGCGGTTGGTTGATCAAAGGTATCTATTGGGGCAATTGGTTTCGGATGTGGCAGAGAAACAAAATCTGGATTTTCTGCAGAATGCTGAGCAAAAGCAACAGCCTTTTTAACTACAGAACATATCGCTTCATCGTCAAGTTTGTTTGTTGTTGCATAACCAATTCGCTTGCCAATTATAGCCCTGACCGCCAAACAAGCATTTCTCTCAAATACATTTTGATGAATAAAGGAGTTTGCAAATCGGGTTAGCGACGATTCTCCGATGGTGATAGAAGCTTCGGTCATATCGGCATTCGAATATTCAATGACCTTATTAAGTATCTCTAATACCTTCTCCTTACCCAGCATCTCTACTCCTCCGATTCCTCTTGCGATTCCACTACGCCTATGCGGACATTTTGGAATCTTGCAGGTGCTACACCATGTCCAACGTGCGCAGCCTGGCCAGGTTGTCCTTTACCACAATTGGGGATACCCCAAAGATGCCATTCATCCTCTCCAGCAATAGCATCACAGTTTCCCCAAAACTCATATGTGATGCCTGTGTATGTTGCGTTCTTGAACAATTTCCCCAGCGAACCATCCTCAATGTCGTAGGCAAATTCCGTAGCAAACTGGAAATTAAGGCGCATATCATCAATGCTCCAAGATACAACGGTTCCCGCGTAAAGTCCTCGTTTAGTATCTTCTATCATTTCACCAAGGGTCCAATCACCAGGCATTAGATTAATATTTGTCATTCTGATTAGCGGAATTCTATTCCATCCGTCTGCCCTCATTGCGCCACTACTTCGCTGGCCAAGCTTCTCAGCTGTCTCACGCGAAGTGAGATACCCAACGAAAACGCCTTCGTCAATTATGTCCACACATTGAGCAGGCACACCCTCATCATCATAGAAGAAGCTCCCTAAGCCACCGGGTATAGTTGCATCTGCTACTATGTTTACAATGTCCGACCCATATTTGAAATTGCCCAGTTTTTCTGGTGTTAGGAAGCTCGTCCCTGCGTACGATGCCTCAGTGCCAAATACCCTATCAAGCTCAATGGGATGACCGCAAGACTCATGAACTTGCAGGGCAAGCATCGAACCTTCAAGAATTAGCGCACGAGTATCCGAGGGACATTGCGGCGCAGTAAGAAGCTGAGCTGCTTCCTTTGCCACCCGTTCGGCATTTCCAACAAGATCCCATGCCTCGACGAATTCGTAACCTGCCGTTGCAAAATCGCCGCCGAATGATGCAGGGTAAGAACGCTTTTGAACTTCGCCTTCGCTTACAGCTGTTGCCTCTATTCCTGCTCCGCTTTCTGTTTTTACTTGCTCAATGTACGAACCTTCTGTGCTCGCAAAAATTTGTTCTGTCCGCCAAAATTGCATAGAGGCCTCAGAAACTTTTATCTCAGGTGTTTGCCGAATAATGTTGTCAGCATCTAATAAGAGGCTAATCTTTTCCTCAATTGGAATCTCAAATGGGTCTTTCTTAATTTCCCACTCAAACCTGCCATCTGCCGGCTCTGCTGGCGCGAGTTTGACAGGCTCATGCTCGATGCTAGCCGATGCTTTCGCTATGCGGACAGCTAGCTCGGCAGCCCTATCTATCTCCTCCGGCGTAATTTCCAAGCTGCTCGCAAATCCCCATGCTCCATCAGCAACCACTCGTATACCAAATCCCTCATCAGTCGAAGATTCCAGAGCTTCTACTTTGCCGTTCTTTGTGCTAAGTGACTCATTAGTGCGTCGAACTATGCGAATGTCGCCATAGCTTGCACCCAGCCGCCGAACCTTGTCCAATGCTCTGTCGGTTAATTCCTTCACTTATGCCGTCCTCCTATTCCCACGGGTTCGGTTTACGTTATATCCGCAATCCAATAGGCCAAAACATACCTGAGGTATATTGCCTAATAATCACTAGATTTCCTGCTTTCTGGTTACTCAATTGCAAAAAATCTGAAGCTCAGAAATTATCTCTTTGGTTTTCCAAATCGGGGACACCACCAAGATGAGCTAAGTGGTAGACTAGCCTACATAGCGCAGTGGCTGAAACCATTGAAAGAAACATAGATGCAACATATCTAGTGTGTGGAAGCGCTTGTGCCACAAAGAAAGTTGGAGCCGATGAAATAATTGCAAGCAAAAGTCCCAGGGTTATTATCTGCCAATCCCGCCGAGCTTCCCAGGCTGCTAAAAGCCAAAATCCACAAGTTATTGTCGCTGGCAACGCCCCATCAGGCAAGAGTAACCTTGTCATTGAAACCTGCCATGGTATTGTAAGCTGATGAGCATCTGCAACTATCCCTATGGCAAATGCAACCAACATGCCGATTAATTTGTATACCAATGAACTTCGGCGCAAAAGAAGCAGGATAATAAACGCAAGGCATACTATGACCACCGGGGCTTTCTCTTGCGAAAGAAAGTAGCAAATTAGAGGACCTCCAAAAAACGTAATTGTACGCCACCACCACGCTGCGTTCGAACCAAGAGAATACCCAAAGCCAACGCTCATCCAATGAACAAGCCCCAGTAAATCTAAAGCAAGTAGCCAAAATAAAGTAGGTAACCAATTTTTTCTTATGCATGCGACAACAAACGGCATGCCGCTATGTGTTAGTATCTTTTCTCGATTCAACCAAGCAATCATTATTCCAGCCAAAGGCCAAGCAGTAAATCCAGTTTCTTTGAAACAAACACCAATTATGGCGAAAATTAACGCAAGAGCCCATCTTGCATATGTAAGTAGCAAGAGACTTAGGACTATGGATATGCCGGAAAAGAAATCTGGTATATTCTTAGGGTCGCACAGCGCTTCCCGTACAGATTCACATCCAGAAAAAAGCAATGAGATAGGAAAAGGCCTTGCTCCTGCAAAAAGCCATATTGTTGTGATAACCAACCACTTCTTGTAAGTAATTCTCCATAACAATGAGGCTGATAAAAACAGAAAAACCAGATGCGCACATACCGCAATAATCTGTCTGGGAAGCATGAATTCTTGGGGCCAAAGTAGTCGTTCAAGCAAGAACACGTAAGAAGCTAGAGGGCGCCAAAACGGGACCTCGCCACACCAAGTACCTGTCCACCATTGAACTGTATCTCTTGCCCTATGTATGCCATCTAATCCTCTATTTATGAACTCCCAATCAATATCCCGACTAATATCTCTAAACGGTTCAGAAATATACGGCAAAAGAGAGCCATATATCATAAATGCAACACTGCTGATGACCAGCAAGGTTGCAACACTAAAGCTATATTTGTATAGCATATTGACCCAGTTTGATTTCATCCACGTCGACACCTATTCCCGCTGCCTCAGAAAGTATAACCGACGCCCGTTTAATTACAATTCCACCTTTTACTGGGTCATCCGCGAGAAATTGAGGACCGTTTAGATCAACTGGATACTCAAACCCAAATGCAGAGTACAAGTGTGCACTTGCCGCAAGACCTAGTCTTGTCTCCGTTAAACCACTTCCAAGCAAGCCGATTCCTGCATCAAGTGCTCTTTCGATACACCTTCTAGCACCTGTTAGTCCCGCCATCTTTGAAACTTTAATAACTATAAAGTTCAGGGCTTTCATTATAATAAGTTGTTCGAGATCTCCCACTGAAAAAACCGACTCATCAACAGCAATTGGAATGGCTGATTTAGCAACTAGTTCTTGCAGTGCTAAAAAATCATTGGCCGGCACAGGCTGCTCCAGCACATCTACGCCGATTTTTGCCATGTCCTTGCTTCGTCGAATTGCAATATCAACCGAGTATGCTTGGTTTGCATCAGCCCATAAAAAGCAGTTACCAGCTACTTCCTTTACCGCTCGTAGTATATTTAGGTCCAACGAAGGATCCATGCCTATCTTTACCTTAAACCCACGATATCCTGCTTTAAGAGCTTCAGCAGTCACCTCTTCAGCTTTATGCGGCGAATCAACAGTTGTTAGGAAGCTAAGATTTACTAATTTTGATGAACTTTTGCTAAAATACTTATACAGAGGTATACCCTTTCTTTTACATATAATGTCGTGCAATGCCATATCTATGCCCGACTTAGCAATAGGCTGTCCGACGGTAATTCCAGGCGCAATTACTTGATCCATAACGTTATGGATTGCGTCCAAATCTTCTGCATCCATTCCAATCAGCGCCGGTGCGAGATAGTTGCGAATGGAGGTTACAACAGATTCGAGGGTTTCATAGCTCCACCTTGGGCTAGGCCTTGCCTCGCCCCATCCCAAAATTCCGTCGGCTACAATGCGAACGTATGCATGTGGTGCACCAGCTTTCGGCCCGCCAACAGAACCACGAGAAATTTTGAACTCCGTTTTGAATGGTAGATTCAGCGGAATTACTTCGATGGATTCAATTTTCATTTGTTATCTCTTGCAAGTTTATCCGTAACCTTGCGAACGTATACTGATGTCGCAGGGAAAATTGATGCAAGTGCGCATCCTTTTTCTTTGCCCAATACACTCACAGCAGTCGCAAGACCATCGGAAATGATTCCACTAGGGGAGATTACTGTAACCGCAATCCTATTTGTCAACCCCAACCCTGTTCGTGGGTCTACTATATGTGAGTATCGTTTCCCGCTGATTTCCACAAACTGTTGGGTATCGCCAGACGAAGAAATTGCACAGTTAGAAAGCACTATTCTGCTGTGCTGAGGATCCAAATTTGCTATTTCGATCTCCCACCCCTTCTTGCCTGGAGGAGGATTACTTACCAAAACATCGCCGCCCATTTCAATCAAAGCGCTATTTATATTATACTGCTTAAGAATTCGCATTGCCTCATCACAAGCATAACCCTTGGCGATTCCCCCAAGATCAATTTGC
The window above is part of the Armatimonadota bacterium genome. Proteins encoded here:
- a CDS encoding heparinase II/III family protein, which produces MRLFIFLIFILLFLLDKSNMLAKPVGLCNLADLSSWQGLIEDPALSYNGSPSPKWEQSKSAVVKTEDIPHDWSNFSCLEFALHSQKATGSTFMVVLGSENSESEGSDYFNIPIKVDWEGWKHFIIHFNELSRSRLPVGFHKIDYLMFTAEGWNMQPHPEAVLNIADLRLTDRNGPWTTDAELFESIDLERTGLERVKEAINLGNLELAKHELAEYMRNRKKPVWKIDPHSRPIHKSKPKNVNTTEADLNLQHNVISVGVRHRFNGDINWNLNPIDYREWPWQLNRHHGWVELSRAYWDTGEEKYAEEFVRQLLHWARSCPSPKYTSGNQTYTWRTIESGIRAGQTWMEIYHRFLTSPSFSDEALITMLKLFKEHAQQLMKYPTGGNWLTMEANGLMHIGVIFPEFKDSAEWRKTAIERLYRELDRQVYPDGAQIELSSGYHQVSLINFRMAWEVAKMNDIAMPSDYIKKLQKMYDYNLLASMPDGCLPGLNDGNRTNIRGYLKEALQYFPERKDYEWVATEGKQGTKPSVGSIALPFSGQLIMRSGWEKEDMYLMMDAGPFGYGHQHEDKLSIVIYAHGKYHLVDPGNYPYDSSKWRRYIIATPSHNTVMVDGEGQHRAGRPREQYVVSKPLPNKWISSDGFDYASGTYDEGYGQNNKIKVVHTRNIFFVKPEYWIITDFLNPDDKEPHRYESIFHLDAERASLDEFTKMVITENRESANLAIIPLFDDKLRVKIVSGQEDPVQGWVPAGGYKVRPVPTPIFSVEKEGKVRFLYIFFPVKAGEKCPINSIKPLDIYIGQENTTVGVEIRFANGRIDYFIQTDRAGKKIKFLDFETDAEAALVSLKDGLVIKAYLAGGTRLLRAGKPVDAEVKAIKDLSETDVRHVF
- a CDS encoding DUF378 domain-containing protein, whose product is MATIAIIALILVIIGALNWLLVALFNFNLVSAIFGERSAAAKAIYVLVGIAGLYTIYLLTLIPSAMAQSRPGY
- a CDS encoding DUF1080 domain-containing protein: MFTVFLFLVGVPFASTEPLFTGGETRPADAIVLFDGSSLSEWVSASSDGPAKWKVENGYMEVVPGTGNICTKREFGDCQLHIEFWLPLMADAKGQARANSGVYLQGKFEIQVLDSYGLKSQNNDCGAIYGVAAPLVNACRPPKQWQTFDIVFHAPKFDAEGKQTSKARLTVFQNGVLIHDNVEVPGATAAALGSENAAIGPIMLQDHGNRIRYRNIWIRQLSP
- a CDS encoding TldD/PmbA family protein, whose protein sequence is MLGKEKVLEILNKVIEYSNADMTEASITIGESSLTRFANSFIHQNVFERNACLAVRAIIGKRIGYATTNKLDDEAICSVVKKAVAFAQHSAENPDFVSLPHPKPIAPIDTFDQPTALFGPEDRASVVAQLISEARKQGASAAGLLSNGYQEFAVVNTLGVNAYNAMTRARLSTVMTSDSGHGFAEQVSQRIGNLNPISAAVEAATRAVQGQNPVKIEPGEYDVVLLPYAVEEMVVLLADLGFSALAVQEGRSFMCGKFGQQITGKNITIWDDGLDTRGLPRPFDAEGVPKQRVDLIVKGIANAVVYDSYTAYKEGKESTGHSIGGPGTYGPFPTNLFLEPGDASIDEMIASTKKGIFVTRFHYTNTIHPILTLFTGMTRDGTFLIEDGKITKPVKNLRFTDSILERFSNVEMISKDTMRGEWAVVPAIKARGFRFTGVTEF
- a CDS encoding TldD/PmbA family protein; the protein is MKELTDRALDKVRRLGASYGDIRIVRRTNESLSTKNGKVEALESSTDEGFGIRVVADGAWGFASSLEITPEEIDRAAELAVRIAKASASIEHEPVKLAPAEPADGRFEWEIKKDPFEIPIEEKISLLLDADNIIRQTPEIKVSEASMQFWRTEQIFASTEGSYIEQVKTESGAGIEATAVSEGEVQKRSYPASFGGDFATAGYEFVEAWDLVGNAERVAKEAAQLLTAPQCPSDTRALILEGSMLALQVHESCGHPIELDRVFGTEASYAGTSFLTPEKLGNFKYGSDIVNIVADATIPGGLGSFFYDDEGVPAQCVDIIDEGVFVGYLTSRETAEKLGQRSSGAMRADGWNRIPLIRMTNINLMPGDWTLGEMIEDTKRGLYAGTVVSWSIDDMRLNFQFATEFAYDIEDGSLGKLFKNATYTGITYEFWGNCDAIAGEDEWHLWGIPNCGKGQPGQAAHVGHGVAPARFQNVRIGVVESQEESEE
- a CDS encoding mandelate racemase; its protein translation is MKIESIEVIPLNLPFKTEFKISRGSVGGPKAGAPHAYVRIVADGILGWGEARPSPRWSYETLESVVTSIRNYLAPALIGMDAEDLDAIHNVMDQVIAPGITVGQPIAKSGIDMALHDIICKRKGIPLYKYFSKSSSKLVNLSFLTTVDSPHKAEEVTAEALKAGYRGFKVKIGMDPSLDLNILRAVKEVAGNCFLWADANQAYSVDIAIRRSKDMAKIGVDVLEQPVPANDFLALQELVAKSAIPIAVDESVFSVGDLEQLIIMKALNFIVIKVSKMAGLTGARRCIERALDAGIGLLGSGLTETRLGLAASAHLYSAFGFEYPVDLNGPQFLADDPVKGGIVIKRASVILSEAAGIGVDVDEIKLGQYAIQI
- a CDS encoding FAD:protein FMN transferase gives rise to the protein MGVRTRIVLYAPNQKIAEKAAEAAFKRIAYLEDIMSDYRPTSEIMRLCASAGGPPVRVSKELLFILKKSVELSQKSAGALDVTVGPLVKLWRKARKSGVIPSQEEVKEAKKLIGWQKIIINERTGTVRLANRGMQIDLGGIAKGYACDEAMRILKQYNINSALIEMGGDVLVSNPPPGKKGWEIEIANLDPQHSRIVLSNCAISSSGDTQQFVEISGKRYSHIVDPRTGLGLTNRIAVTVISPSGIISDGLATAVSVLGKEKGCALASIFPATSVYVRKVTDKLARDNK